The nucleotide window CGATCAATGGCCTGACCAGCGACAACTACACGTCTCTGAACCCACTGGGCAAGTTTCTGGACATCGCCAAGCATGTCGCTGTCCCGGCCCTGGTGCTGGCGATTGGTGACGCGGCGGGCCTGACCCGTGTGATCCGGGGCCAGATGCTCGAGTACATGAGGGCGGATTTTGTGCGCACAGCGCGCTCCAAGGGCGTCAGCGAGTTCTCGACCGTCTACCGCCACACCCTGCGCAACGCCTTGGTGCCTATCGTGGCGGGCATCGGTGGACTGCTGCCGGCGGCCATCAGCGGCGCGGGCTTCATCGAAGTGGTGTTTGCCTACCCCGGGATCACGCCCATGATCCTGGACGCCATCAATACCCAGGACCTATTCCTGATTGCCGGATTCACCATGCTGACCGTCTTTCTCCTCATCATCGGGAACGCCCTCAGCGACATTCTGCTGAGCGTCGTAGATCCCCGGATCAGGTACGCATGAGCGCCCCTGCCCTCAAAGTCCAGCGGCCCCCCGCCCAGTCCCAGTTCTCCGTGGCGTGGCGGCAGTTCCGCAAGAACTCGTTGGCCCGCTTCGGCGGCTTCGTCCTCATCCTGCTGTATCTCACGGCCCTGTTCGCAGGTTTCCTGGCCCCCGACGGCCTATCGAACTACAGCACGACCAACCTCACGCCCTACCACCCACCGACCCCTATCCATATCCGGACCGAGCAGGGATTTACGCGGCCGTTCGTGTACCAGTACACCCAGCAGCTCAACCCGGACACCTTCGTCAACGAGTACCGCCCGACGGCTGAGCGCTGCCCGCTGTACCTGGGAGTACGCGGCGATAGTTACCGCATCCTGGGCCTTATTCCCAGCTCGCTGCACCTGTTCGGCACGGGCAGCGACACTTGCAAGGTCTATCTGTTCGGCGGCGACTCGCTGGGCCGCGACCTGTTCTCGCGCACGCTGTATGCCGGGCAGATCTCGCTGACCATCGGCGTGCTGTCGGTGCTGCTCTCGACCCTCATCGGGATGCTGATGGGCGCGATGTCGGCCTACTTCGGCGGCTGGGTGGACAATGTCATCCAGCGCCTGATCGAAGTGATCGCCTCGATTCCCTACCTCTTTCTGGTCATCCTGCTGCGTTCCATCTTTCCGCAGAACGTCAACCCGATCCTGGCCCTGTACATCATCCTGGGCATCCTGGCGTTCATCAGCTGGGGTGGGCTGGCGCGTGTGGTGCGTGGGCAGCTCCTGAGCGTGCGTGAACAGGACTACGTGGCGGCAGCCACATCGCTGGGCGCCAGCAACAGCCGCATCATGTGGCGTCACATGCTGCCTTCGATGACCACCTACCTCATCGTGGGTCTGAGCCTCTCGATTCCGGCGACCATCCTGCTCGAGTCGGGCCTGAGCTTCGTGGGTATCGGCGCGGTCGAGCCTTACTCCTCTTGGGGCAGCCTGCTGAACAAGGCGCAGGAAGGCGGCTTCGCCAGCATCACCCAACGGCCCTGGGTGCTGATCCCCGGCTTCTTCATCGTGCTGACCGTGATGTGCTATCAGCTCCTCGGCGACGGCCTGCGCGACGCTTTCGACCCGCGCAAGCGCCAGTAGCTCTAGGCACCGCAGGCCTCCTGGAAGGGGGAGGGCCTGTGGTGGCAGGGGCGCTCTCCCATTGCGGGACACTTGGCCCCCTGCTCCAGGGCTCCGTCCAGACAGGGTTGTATGATGACCTACATGTTTCAACAGGGAATAGACAAGGGAGAACAATGACCCACCAGAACGACGTT belongs to Deinococcus sp. Leaf326 and includes:
- a CDS encoding ABC transporter permease, coding for MSAPALKVQRPPAQSQFSVAWRQFRKNSLARFGGFVLILLYLTALFAGFLAPDGLSNYSTTNLTPYHPPTPIHIRTEQGFTRPFVYQYTQQLNPDTFVNEYRPTAERCPLYLGVRGDSYRILGLIPSSLHLFGTGSDTCKVYLFGGDSLGRDLFSRTLYAGQISLTIGVLSVLLSTLIGMLMGAMSAYFGGWVDNVIQRLIEVIASIPYLFLVILLRSIFPQNVNPILALYIILGILAFISWGGLARVVRGQLLSVREQDYVAAATSLGASNSRIMWRHMLPSMTTYLIVGLSLSIPATILLESGLSFVGIGAVEPYSSWGSLLNKAQEGGFASITQRPWVLIPGFFIVLTVMCYQLLGDGLRDAFDPRKRQ